One window of Felis catus isolate Fca126 chromosome D4, F.catus_Fca126_mat1.0, whole genome shotgun sequence genomic DNA carries:
- the ANKS6 gene encoding ankyrin repeat and SAM domain-containing protein 6 isoform X6 — protein MGEGGLPPAFQLLLRACDQGDTETARRLLEPGAAEPAERGAEPEAGAEPAGAEAAGPGAAAAAAAGAPVPVDCSDEAGNTALQFAAAGGHEPLVRFLLRRGASVNSRNHYGWSALMQAARFGHVSVAHLLLDHGADINAQNRLGASVLTVASRGGHLGVVKLLLEAGAFVDHHSSSGEQSGDSRDELLDITALMAAIQHGHEAVVRLLMEWGADPNHVARTVGWSPLMLSALTGRLSMAQQLVEKGANPDYLSVLEKTAFEVALDCKHRDLADYLDPLTTVRPKTDEEKRRPDIFHALKMGNFQLVKEIADEDPNYVNLVNGDGATPLMLAAVTGQLPLVQLLVERRADIDKQDSVHGWTALMQATYHGNKEVVKYLLNQGADVTLRAKNGYTAFDLVMLLSDPDTELVRLLASVCMQVNKDKGRPSHPPPLPHSKVRQPWSVPVLPDDKGGLKSWWNRMSNRFRKLKLMQTLPRRLSSNQPLPFCDEPDSALDSTMRAAPQDKTSRLGLHDVAPTVKDNGPGSMRGDKEDVLLTTMLRNGAPFPRLPSDKLKAVIPPFLPPSSFELWSSDRSRTCHGGKAEPMKTVLPQRAGRSAPVGMGGGSTDATPVRPVKFPSLSRSPASPANSGNFNHSPHSSGGSSGVGGSSRHGGELHNRSGGSIDSVLSQIAAQRKKAAGLSEQKASHRSSPVGPAPGSGSSELPVSPAGSGGPSGKETQSY, from the exons ATGGGCGAGGGCGGGCTGCCCCCGGCCTTCCAGCTGCTGCTGCGCGCCTGCGACCAGGGCGACACGGAGACGGCGCGGCGGCTGCTGGAGCCGGGGGCGGCGGAGCCGGCGGAGCGCGGCGCGGAGCCCGAAGCGGGCGCAGAGCCGGCGGGGGCCGAGGCGGCCGggcccggggcggcggcggcggcggcggccggagcGCCCGTGCCTGTGGACTGCTCAGACGAGGCGGGCAACACGGCGCTGCAGTTCGCCGCGGCCGGGGGCCACGAGCCGCTGGTGCGCTTCTTGTTGCGCCGCGGCGCCTCGGTCAACAGCCGCAACCACTACGGCTGGAGCGCGCTTATGCAGGCAGCCAG ATTTGGGCACGTGAGCGTGGCACACCTCCTTTTGGATCATGGAGCTGATATCAATGCCCAGAACCGTCTAGGGGCCAGCGTGCTCACTGTGGCCTCTCGGGGTGGCCACCTGGGTGTGGTGAAGCTGCTTCTGGAAGCTGGTGCCTTTGTGGACCATCACAGCTCCTCAGGCGAGCAGTCAGGGGACAGCAGGGATGAGCTGTTGGACATCACAGCCCTGATGGCTGCCATCCAGCATGGGCATGAGGCTGTGGTGCGTCTGCTGATGGAGTGGGGCGCGGACCCCAACCACGTGGCCCGAACCGTGGGCTGGAGCCCACTGATGCTGTCAGCACTCACTGGGAGGCTCAGCATGGCTCAGCAGCTGGTGGAGAAGGGGGCCAACCCTGACTACCTCAGCGTGTTAGAGAAGACCGCCTTCGAGGTTGCACTTGACTGCAAGCACAGGGACCTTGCAGACTACCTGGACCCACTGACCACTGTCAGGCCCAAGACAG ATGAGGAGAAAAGGCGGCCTGATATTTTCCACGCGTTGAAAATGG GAAACTTCCAGCTGGTCAAAGAGATCGCAGACGAAGACCCTAACTATGTGAACCTGGTCAATGGGGATGGGGCAACCCCGCTGATGCTGGCGGCCGTCACGGGGCAGCTGCCTCTGGTGCAGCTGCTGGTGGAGAGGCGCGCTGACATCGACAAGCAAGACAGCGTGCATGGCTGGACAGCCCTCATGCAGGCCACCTACCATGG GAATAAGGAAGTTGTCAAATACCTGCTAAACCAAGGAGCTGATGTCACTCTTCGTGCAAAAAACGGGTACACGGCCTTTGACCTAGTGATGCTGCTGAGTGACCCTG ACACGGAACTTGTTCGACTGCTGGCATCTGTCTGCATGCAGGTGAATAAAGACAAAGGCCGGCCCAGCCACCCACCACCTCTGCCCCACTCGAAGGTCCGACAGCCTTGGAGTGTCCCAGTGCTGCCTGATGACAAAGGCGGGCTCAAG TCCTGGTGGAACCGAATGTCCAATCGGTTCCGGAAGCTCAAACTGATGCAGACCCTGCCCCGCAGGCTCTCCAGCAACCAGCCATTGCCTTTCTGTGATGAACCAGACTCAGCGCTGGACTCCACAATGAGGGCGGCCCCCCAGGACAAGACAAGCCGCTTGGGGCTTCATGATGTAGCCCCCACAGTGAAAGATAATG GTCCCGGGAGCAtgagaggagacaaagaagatgtgttatTGACAACCATG CTTCGAAATGGAGCCCCCTTCCCCAGACTCCCGAGTGACAAGCTGAAGGCAGTCATCCCCCCTTTCTTACCCCCTTCCAGTTTTGAGCTGTGGAGCTCGGACCGGTCCCGGACATGTCACGGTGGGAAGGCAGAACCCATGAAGACTGTGCTGCCCCAGAGAGCTGGCCGGAGTGCCCCCGTGGGCATGGGCGGTGGGAGCACAGACGCT ACTCCTGTCAGGCCGGTtaaatttccatctctctccagAAGCCCCGCCTCTCCTGCCAATTCCGGAAACTTCAACCACTCACCTCATTCCTCAGGCGGCTCCAGTGGGGTCGGGGGCTCCAGCAGGCATGGTGGGGAGCTGCATAACCGCTCAG GTGGCAGCATAGACAGTGTCCTGTCACAAATTGCTGCCCAGAGGAAAAAGGCAGCCGGATTATCTGAGCAGAAGGCCAGCCACCGGTCAAGTCCTGTTGGGCCAGCGCCGGGGTCCGGCTCATCTGAGCTCCCAGTCTCTCCTGCAGGCAGCGGCGGTCCCAGTGGCAAG GAAACTCAGAGCTACTAA